From the Micromonospora echinofusca genome, the window CGGGCGCGCAGGGAAAGTCACGAACGAGGTATGGAACCGGCGACGCAGGGTAGGTCAAGAGATGCGACGGCAGGAACGGCCGGCGCATCCCCCCAGCACAGACCCGCGAAGACTTTCCGAGCGGAAGGGAAATCATGACCTACGATCTGTCACCCACGACTTCCACGTACGGGCAGGAGTCGACCAACGGCAGCGGCGCCCGCGAGCAGGCCCGTCAGGTCGGCTCGGAGGCCAAGCAGGCCGGTGGCGCCGTCGCCGAGACCGCCAAGGAGCAGGGCCGGGAGGTCGTCGGCGAGGCGAAGCGCCAGGCGCGCAACCTCTACGGCGAGGCCCGCAGCCAGCTCGCCAGCCAGACCGGTGAGCAGCAGCGACGGGCCGCTGGCGGGCTCCGCTCGCTGGCCGACGAGATGCGCTCGATGGCCGACCAGGGCGGCCAGGCCGGCCCGGTGAGCGAGATCGCCCGCCAGGCCGCCGACCGGGTGCACGGCGTGGCCGGCTGGCTGGAGCAGCGTGAGCCCGGCGACATCATCGCCGAGGTGCGCTCCTACGCGCGCCGCAACCCGGGCACCTTCCTGGTCGGCGCCGCCGTGCTGGGTGTGCTCGCCGGCCGGCTGACCAAGAACATCTCCGCCGCCGGTGACGACCAGGGCAACGGCTACTCCGCGTACAACCCGGGTGCCGGCTACGACCCGGAGCGGACCGCGGTCATCCCGACCCCGCCGGCCCCGCGCGCGGTGCCGGACGCCGTGCCGCCGGGCGGCTACCTCGACCCGACCCCGGGCGCGTACGCCGACCCGCAGACCACCACCAGCTACGCCGACCCCGCCGGTGGCGTGGGCCAGCCGCTGCCGCCGGTGACCCAGACCGACCCGCTGCCGGGCGTGCCCTCGACCGGGACCCCGCGTCCGTGAGCCTACGAATCACCCGAAGGGAGGCGGCGGCATGAGCATGCCGACGCAGGGGGCGGGGCTGGACTCCGGCTACCACCCCCACGACGCGGACGAGGTCAGGGGCAGCTCGATCGGTGAGCTGATGCGCCAGGTCACCAGCGACCTGTCCACCCTGATGCGGCAGGAGGTCGAGCTGGCCAAGGCCGAGATCCGCCAGGAGGGCAAGAAGGCGGGCAAGACCGCCGGCTTCTTCGGCGGCGCCGGCTTCGGCGGCTACATGGTGGCCCTCTTCCTCTCGCTGGCCCTCTGGGCCGGGCTGTCCAACGTGATGGACGCCGGCTGGGCGGCGCTGATCGTGGCCGTCATCTGGGGTGCGATCGCCGCGGTCCTCTACTCCAAGGCCAAGAAGAGCGCGGAGCACATCCGCGGCCTCAAGCAGACCAACGACAGCGTGCAGCGCATCCCCGACGCGCTCAAGCCCCACCCGCAGGAGGTCACCCGATGAGCACCGACCCGGACCAGATCCGCCGGGAGATCGAAGCCACCCGGAACAACCTGAGCTCCGACGTGGACGCGCTGGCGTACAAGGTCAGCCCCGCCCGCATCGTGGACGACCGCAAGCAGCGGGCCCGCAACGCACTGCAGAATGTGAGGGACAAGGTGATGGGAAGCGCTTCCGACCTGGGT encodes:
- a CDS encoding phage holin family protein, whose product is MSMPTQGAGLDSGYHPHDADEVRGSSIGELMRQVTSDLSTLMRQEVELAKAEIRQEGKKAGKTAGFFGGAGFGGYMVALFLSLALWAGLSNVMDAGWAALIVAVIWGAIAAVLYSKAKKSAEHIRGLKQTNDSVQRIPDALKPHPQEVTR